DNA from Desulforamulus hydrothermalis Lam5 = DSM 18033:
ATCGCCTGAAGATCCTAAGGTGGCCGAGCGGATTGCAGAAATTCAAGCTAACGGCAACATTAAGGTTTATACCGGGGCGGTAATTGAAAAAATTGCCGGCGGGCCGGGCATGTTTGATGCCGAAATAAATCAGGGCGGTAACATCACAGCCGAGAGGGTTGGCGCCATTGTTTTGGCTACCGGCTCCCATGAAAACGTTGCCCAGTTAGATTACTTGGGTTACGGCAAGTACCCCAATGTAATTACCCATGCTCAATTTGAGGCAATGGCCAAGGCCGGGCAAATTACTGCGAAAAAAGTTGCCTTTATCCAATGCGCCGGTTCCCGGGATCCCGAGCGCTTGCCCTATTGTTCCGCTGCCTGCTGTGTTGAAACCTTAAAGCAAACCATTATCCTTAAAGAACTGGCGCCTGACGCCATGGCATATGTGTTTTATAAAGATATTCGCAGCTCCGGCCAGTATGAACACTTCTATAAAGCTGCACAAGAAACCGGCGCTGTCTTTATCAAGGGAGATATTAAAAATGTTTCTGAAAGCGGCGGCAAACTGGCCGTGGAGTCCGAAGACATCCTGCTGGGTGGTACTGCCCGGGTAGAAGACATTGACCTGGTAGTTCTGGCCAACGGTATGATTCCTACGACCAAAGCCACGGAGGCCATTGCGGCAGCTGCCGGTGCGGGAGACGCTGCTGCGGAAGCTGCAGCCACCCAGGAAGCAGCTGAAAAGATTTTGAACTTGCAATACAGGCAGGGGCCTGAACTGCCTAACTTAAAATATGGTTTCCCGGATTCCCACTTTATTTGCTTCCCCTACGAAACCCGCCGTACCGGTATTTACGCTTGCGGTAGCGTAAGGGCGCCAATGGATATGGCTAAAGCCGTCAGTGATGCTACCGGTGCTGCCTTAAAGGCCATTCAGTGTGTGGAAGCTACAGCAGGTGGGGCGGCTGTTCATCCCAGAAGCGGTGACCTTTCTTATCCTGAATTTGCTTTGCAGCGCTGCACCCAGTGCAAGAGATGTACTGAAGAGTGCCCCTTCGGAGCAATAAACGAAGATGAAAAGGGCAACCCGTTGCCCAACCCGACCCGTTGCAGAAGATGCGGTACCTGTATGGGTGCTTGCCCGGAACGCATTATTTCCTTTAAGAACTACTCAGTTGGCATGATCGGCAACATGGTGAAAGCCGTTGAGGTTCCGGAAGAAGATGAAGAAAAGCCGAGAATTCTTATCCTGGCTTGCGAAAACGATGCTATACCCGCCCTGGATATGGCCGGCATCAACCGCCTGAAGTACAACTCCTGGGTTCGTATTGTTCCGGTAAGGTGCCTGGGTTCCTTGAACTTGGTGTGGGTTGCCGACTCTATGTCGAAGGGTTTTGACGGTGTGCTGCTGCTGGGCTGCAAGCACGGTGAAGATTACCAGTGCCACTTTATGAAGGGTTCCGAATTAGCTGAAATTCGTCTTTCCAAGGTTTCTGAAACCCTGGATCGACTGGGTCTTGAGTCTGACCGCGTACGCATGGTGCAAATCAGCATCATGGACTATGCTGAACTGCCTAAGATTATTGATAAGTTCGCAGAAGATCTCGAAGAATTCGGGCCTAACCCGATGAAGGGCTTCTAATTGTCAGCAAAGCCTGAAACCCCGCCACGGCGGGGTTTCAGACTGTAAACAAAGGTTGTAAAAAAAGTGAGGTGGTTTTATGATCCCCTGCCGGCGACTTGTCGAAGCACCGGTCACAGCACTTGATGAGCGTAGGAGCCATTGGGGTGGCGCCCACAGGACGTGGGCGCCAGCCGAACCGGGCCAGGATGGCCCGTTTGAGGCGACCCCAAGGGCGACCGGAGCGAATCATAGTGCTGTCGGTGCGTAGACCGGAGCCAAAGGGTATCATAAACCACCGAAACCACCGATAATGTTTGCCCACACTCTGAAACCCCGCCACGGCGGGGTTTCTTTTTACAACAGATATTCTCAAATACGGCAAATATTTTAACCGGAGATTAAAAAAGGGAAGATTTATGCCTTACATCAACAGGCTGTCATAATGCGCAGGTTAAATCTAATTAACTTCTGACAAATCAGATTCGCTCTTGCCCATGGCAAAGAATTTTTTCATAATTTCCGCAATCAATTTGCTGGTTTCCACTTCATCGTGAACATTACATTGATCCATTTTGGCCTGAGCCCAGGCGGAAAATTCGCTCATCGTCATAATAAATCCCTCCACAATTATTGTAGTCGCACAGAATAACAACTGTCGCCGAAAGGGGTATCTTGCAGTTGGTGCTTGCTACCAGGTTGCCCGATAAATACTGCATCTCAAACCATCAGTGACAAAATATTAGCGGTTTGATGAATAAGTAGGGGCAACACCTCCTGAGAATTTTACTAAAAAAATTCCCCCAAACCCCTTGCCATAGCGCTGCCTGAGTGCTACAATAATCGTGAAGGTAGTGACAACTGCAACGGTTGTCGAAGCGATTGTTGTAACACTATATTATATTTTTATACCAGGGCGCTGATAGCCTTGGTTAGATCTGTTTGGTGGGGATTTTGCCTTGATACTAGCACAAATTTATAATTAATACAATGGCAATTTATTTTTATTATACCAAAATTGACAACTTAGACATGACAAAACTTAAACCCCGTTCGCTGCAGTGAACGGGGTTTAAGTTTGCCAATAAAAACTTGGCTCTAAAATAAATGTTGGGGTGACAGGAAAAAGAAAAGCATTTGGTCGAATACCTTAGTCGCCAAACCAAACCCTCAAAGAGGAGGTATTCTTCCAAATGCAATTTCAGTCTATCAGAAATTTTATTAATTTGAAAGATGTTATTATTAGCAATGTTGAGCATTTTGACAGCCACTCTGAAATCTCTCTATCAATGCCCGTTAGACCCCATAAGTGCCCTGCTTGTGGGACATTAACTAAATCTATCCATGACTACCGAACTCAAAAGATTAAGGATATTCCCTGGCTAAATAAACCCCTTTACTTAATATATCGCAAGCGACGATATAACTGCCGTAAATGTAACAAGAAGTTTTACGAACAAGTTGACTTTATCGGTAAATATCAAAGAATGACTAAACGACTGATTATGGCCGTTGTGGATAGGCTCCGCTCAAACTCCAGTATGTGCTCTGTCGCTGATGATTTTTCTCTCTCTCCATGTACTATCACTAGAATCTTTGATTACCTATCCTATAGCCTTAAGGAATTGCCTACTGTCCTCTCTATTGATGAGTTTAAAGGCACTACTGACAAAGGTAAATACCATTGCATTCTGGCTGGAACCCATTTAGTTCCAAAGTCCCTGGACTCCTTGAAAGGCCTACCCCAGGATATCTGGTTAGCTTCTTTAAAAAGTTTAAATAATCTCGAATAAGGGTAAATATTGTTGTTAATTGAATGGTGGGGGCCCTTATAAAGCGGGCTGCCGAAACTGGTTTTTCCAAACCCCTCCAATTGTTTTTGATACCTTTTCCCTACCACAAAAAAACGCCTTTTGGGGTATTTGAAAAAGGCAAAAAAAACTGGTTCTAGCATTCTTTTTACCTTTTTAAAAAACACCGAAATTTTAAAAATCACACCCCTGAAACCTCCCTCCTCCCCACAACCCCGAAAAATTTAAACGGATGGATTTAAAAATCAAAAATTGGCCCACCTCTCCTTTTTTTTTAAAGAATGAACCTTTAAAGTTTTTTTTATTTTTTTTAAAAAGAAAAAATTCTCTGGGTTTTTTTTATAAGGGAAAAATTTTTCTTTTTGAAAAACAAAAACTAAAAAATATAAAACCCGTGGGGGTAAAATTTCTTTTTAAAAAAAAAATTAAAAAACAAAAAAAAAATATTTTACCACCCTTGGGTAAATTAAAAATACTGTAAAAAGAGAGAAAAAGACAGAAAAAAATATCAAAAAA
Protein-coding regions in this window:
- a CDS encoding FAD-dependent oxidoreductase; translation: MAKKLGFFLCTGCGIGEALDAAALTKVAAKEYKLPVCKEHQYLCSNEGVDLIKAEIESQGLDGVVVAACSNRVNADVFNFPGVFLDRVNLREQCIWSHEANDEDTQMLAEDQIRMGIEKVKAGEAPIPYLGENLSKTVLVVGGGLAGMTAALEAAKAGYPVVLVEKEASLGGWLNKVYKTTPLAAPFTSPEDPKVAERIAEIQANGNIKVYTGAVIEKIAGGPGMFDAEINQGGNITAERVGAIVLATGSHENVAQLDYLGYGKYPNVITHAQFEAMAKAGQITAKKVAFIQCAGSRDPERLPYCSAACCVETLKQTIILKELAPDAMAYVFYKDIRSSGQYEHFYKAAQETGAVFIKGDIKNVSESGGKLAVESEDILLGGTARVEDIDLVVLANGMIPTTKATEAIAAAAGAGDAAAEAAATQEAAEKILNLQYRQGPELPNLKYGFPDSHFICFPYETRRTGIYACGSVRAPMDMAKAVSDATGAALKAIQCVEATAGGAAVHPRSGDLSYPEFALQRCTQCKRCTEECPFGAINEDEKGNPLPNPTRCRRCGTCMGACPERIISFKNYSVGMIGNMVKAVEVPEEDEEKPRILILACENDAIPALDMAGINRLKYNSWVRIVPVRCLGSLNLVWVADSMSKGFDGVLLLGCKHGEDYQCHFMKGSELAEIRLSKVSETLDRLGLESDRVRMVQISIMDYAELPKIIDKFAEDLEEFGPNPMKGF